Part of the Citrobacter sp. Marseille-Q6884 genome, AGTTTGGCCTCCGGTGTGGCTTCGGCTAAAAAGTCATCCACCCCGGCTTCGGCGGCAATTGCCGCGGCGGTTAACCGGTTGTCCCCGGTGATCATCACTGTTTTGATGCCCATTTTGCGTAACTGAGCAAAACGTTCCTTGATCCCGCCTTTCACGATATCTTTCAGGGCAATCACGCCCAGCACTCGCGAGCCTTCAGCCACTACCAGCGGCGTCGCACCAAGACGCGCAACGTTTTCTACCTTCTGTTCCACATCAGCAGGGAAGTGCCCGCCGTTAGCTTCGACGTGGCGACGAATAGCGTCCACAGAACCTTTGCGGATCATGCGATTATCAATATTGATGCCGCTCATTCGGCTTTGTGCGGTAAACGGCACAAAGGTGGCGTGCAGCGATTGCACGTTGCGTATCCGCAGGTCAAAGCGCTGTTTTGCCAATACCACAATGCTGCGACCTTCCGGCGTTTCATCCGCCAGTGATGAAAGTTGCGCGGCGTCGGCCAGCGTTTTTTCATCCACGCCCTGGGCAGGAATAAAATCCGAAGCCTGGCGGTTACCCAGCGTAATGGTCCCGGTTTTATCCAGCAGCAGTACGTCTACATCGCCAGCGGCTTCAACTGCTCGGCCGCTGGTGGCGATGATGTTAGCGCCCAGCATCCGGCTCATCCCGGCAACGCCAATTGCGGAGAGCAGTCCGCCAATCGTCGTAGGGATCAGACACACCAGCAGGGCAACCAGTACCGTCACGCTGACGGCGCTGCCACCCCAGGCGGTGAATGGCCACAGTGTGGCGGTTGCCAGTAAAAAGACGATGGTCAGGGCAATCAGCAGGATAGTCAGGGCGATTTCATTTGGCGTTTTGCGACGCTGCGCACCTTCGACCATGGCAATCATCCGGTCAAGGAACGTTTCGCCGGGATTTACGCTGCATTCGATAACCAGCCAGTCGGAAAGAATGCGCGTTCCCCCGGTGACCGATGCGAAATCGCCACCTGACTCACGAATAACCGGGGCGGATTCACCGGTTATGGCGCTTTCGTCCACCGATGCGCCACCTTCGATGACTTCGCCGTCACAAGGGATAATATCGCCTGCTTCTACCAGTACCACATCCCCTTTACGCAGTTCGTTTGCAGGAACATGATCCATTTGCGCGCCGTATTTGGGTTCACGTAATTTGCGCGCGAAAGCCGTTTTTTTCACCCCTTTCAGGCTATTGGCCTGCGCTTTGCTCCGTCCTTCTGCCAGCGCTTCTGCAAAATTGGCGAACAGAACGGTCACCCATAACCAGAGACTAATTGCGCCGGTAAACATGGGGTTCCCAACCATATGCCCGGTTGCCATCGCCACGGTTATCAGCGTGGTTAACAGACTGCCAATCCAGACGATAAACATCACCGGATTGCGCCACTGAGTATGTGGACTTAATTTTTTGACTGCGTCCATCAGCGCCTGAGCGACCAGAGAGGGTTCGAACAGCGCCAGTTGTTTGCGACTCATAACAGTGTCTCAACGTAAGGAGAGATATTCTGCTACCGGACCAAGCGCCAGCGCAGGAATAAAGGTGAGCGCGCCAACCAGTAACACCGTACCGATTAACAGCCCGACAAACAGCGCACCATGGGTGGGAAGCGTCCCGGGACTGGCTGGTTGGCTCTTTTTACCGACCAGCGAGCCCGCAATCGCCATCACAGGAATAATGACCCCGAAGCGTCCGAAGAACATGCAGAAGGCAAGCAGGCAGTTCCAAAAAGGGCTGTTGGCGCTTAACCCGGCAAAAGCGCTACCGTTGTTGTTCGCAGCAGATGAGACGGCGTACAGCACTTCGCTAAAACCATGCGGACCCGGGTTGAGCATGGCGCTGCGACCGGCTTCACTCATCATGGCAATCGCTGTGCCGAGCAGGACCAGCGCAGGGGTGACCAGGATCGCCAGCGCAGTCATCTTCATTTCCCGCACATCGATTTTTTTACCCAGATATTCCGGGGTACGACCAATCATCAGTCCGGCAATAAATACGGCCAGCAGCACAAACAGCAGCATGCCGTACAGACCTGAGCCCACACCGCCGAAGACCACTTCGCCAATTTGCATCAGCCACATCGGCACCATTCCGCCCAGTGCGGTAAAGGAGTCGTGCATCGCGATAACGGCTCCGCAGGAGGCCGCGGTCGTTACGACCGCAAACAGGCTACTGACCAGAACCCCAAAGCGGCTCTCTTTGCCTTCCATGTTGATATTGCTGTCTGCGCCAAACATCATCAGATGGCCATTGCCCTGAACTTCTGCCCACATCACAACAGCCACGCAGACGATAAAAATCAGTGACATGGCCCACAGCAGTGTCCGCCCCTGTCGGCGATCGCCCACGGCATCGCCAAAGGCAAAGCACAGGGCGGTGGGAATTAAGAATATGGCCAGCATCTGCACCATGTTGGTCAGTGCGGTGGGGTTTTCAAACGGATGTGATGAGTTAGCATTAAAGAACCCGCCACCGTTGGTACCGAGCATCTTAATGGCTTCCTGTGAGGCGACTGGCCCCATCGGCAGGAGCTGTTTTACCCCTTCAAACGTGGTGATCGTCGGGTATGGTAAAACGTTCTGCAGCGCGCCTTGTTGAATAAAGAACAGGGCGATGAGCAGAGCAATGGGCAGTAATATCCATAGCGTAATGCGCACCAGATCCACCCAGGCGTTACCCAACGTATTCATCGTTTGGCGCGTAAAAGCGCGGATCAAGGCAAAAATTACCGCGATACCGGTGGCCGCTGACAGGAAGTTCTGCACGGTCAACCCGACCATCTGACTGAAGTAGCTCAGGGTGGTTTCACCACTGTAAGACTGCCAGTTGGTGTTAGTGACAAAACTTACGGCGGTGTTCAGCGCGAGATGCCAGGAGAGTCCCGGTAACTGTTGAGGATTCAGTGGCAGCAGGTTTTGCGCCATCAGCAGTGCAAACAGCAGCAGCAGACCCAATATATTGAGCGCAAGAATTGCCAGCAGATACTGTTTCCAGTTCATTTCATGCTGTGAAATGCCCAGTCCACGCCAGAGTAAACGCTCAATACCCGTCAGTCCTGGCAAGGGGATATCATTGATCAGTCGCGCTAATCCGCTGCCCAGCGGCCTGGCAACGACAAACAGAATCAGTAAAAAACTGGCGATGAGTAAAAAACCTTGTGCCGCCATCAGAACGCCTCCGCATTAATCAGGGCATACACCAGATAACCGAATAATAAAAAAACCAGCACAATGCCGGTTATCACGCCTGCACTCACAGTGCACCTCCAGTGGCATTAATGTGATAACCAGAGCGTAGTTTTTTGGTTGCAAAGATTTCGCAAAAATCCGCGGGCGGGGTGTAAAAAAAGTATAAAAATGGCAAAGACCATTATTTAACTAATGATTAGTATTAATTTAACTTTTATGTAACTTAATTACAGCTTTAAGGTAAACGAAGCATCAATAGATAAAAATAAGTGGTCGGATGAGTAGCAAAATTACACACAAGGCGGTATTATTTTCATCAGTTAAC contains:
- the kdpF gene encoding K(+)-transporting ATPase subunit F, whose protein sequence is MSAGVITGIVLVFLLFGYLVYALINAEAF
- the kdpB gene encoding potassium-transporting ATPase subunit KdpB produces the protein MSRKQLALFEPSLVAQALMDAVKKLSPHTQWRNPVMFIVWIGSLLTTLITVAMATGHMVGNPMFTGAISLWLWVTVLFANFAEALAEGRSKAQANSLKGVKKTAFARKLREPKYGAQMDHVPANELRKGDVVLVEAGDIIPCDGEVIEGGASVDESAITGESAPVIRESGGDFASVTGGTRILSDWLVIECSVNPGETFLDRMIAMVEGAQRRKTPNEIALTILLIALTIVFLLATATLWPFTAWGGSAVSVTVLVALLVCLIPTTIGGLLSAIGVAGMSRMLGANIIATSGRAVEAAGDVDVLLLDKTGTITLGNRQASDFIPAQGVDEKTLADAAQLSSLADETPEGRSIVVLAKQRFDLRIRNVQSLHATFVPFTAQSRMSGINIDNRMIRKGSVDAIRRHVEANGGHFPADVEQKVENVARLGATPLVVAEGSRVLGVIALKDIVKGGIKERFAQLRKMGIKTVMITGDNRLTAAAIAAEAGVDDFLAEATPEAKLALIRQYQAEGRLVAMTGDGTNDAPALAQADVAVAMNSGTQAAKEAGNMVDLDSNPTKLIEVVHIGKQMLMTRGSLTTFSIANDVAKYFAIIPAAFAATYPQLNALNVMHLHSPDSAILSAVIFNALIIVFLIPLALKGVSYRPLSASAMLRRNLWIYGLGGLVVPFIGIKVIDLLLTLLGLV
- the kdpA gene encoding potassium-transporting ATPase subunit KdpA; translated protein: MAAQGFLLIASFLLILFVVARPLGSGLARLINDIPLPGLTGIERLLWRGLGISQHEMNWKQYLLAILALNILGLLLLFALLMAQNLLPLNPQQLPGLSWHLALNTAVSFVTNTNWQSYSGETTLSYFSQMVGLTVQNFLSAATGIAVIFALIRAFTRQTMNTLGNAWVDLVRITLWILLPIALLIALFFIQQGALQNVLPYPTITTFEGVKQLLPMGPVASQEAIKMLGTNGGGFFNANSSHPFENPTALTNMVQMLAIFLIPTALCFAFGDAVGDRRQGRTLLWAMSLIFIVCVAVVMWAEVQGNGHLMMFGADSNINMEGKESRFGVLVSSLFAVVTTAASCGAVIAMHDSFTALGGMVPMWLMQIGEVVFGGVGSGLYGMLLFVLLAVFIAGLMIGRTPEYLGKKIDVREMKMTALAILVTPALVLLGTAIAMMSEAGRSAMLNPGPHGFSEVLYAVSSAANNNGSAFAGLSANSPFWNCLLAFCMFFGRFGVIIPVMAIAGSLVGKKSQPASPGTLPTHGALFVGLLIGTVLLVGALTFIPALALGPVAEYLSLR